A DNA window from Nitratidesulfovibrio sp. contains the following coding sequences:
- a CDS encoding HIT domain-containing protein has protein sequence METLWAPWRLDYILGPKPDSCVFCLPEHTDEDEARLVLYRGRHNFVIMNKFPYNNGHLMVTPFRHVMDLAALEPDEAHEMMDLIQTCTTMLRQRFNPQGINVGLNLGEAAGAGIREHLHFHLVPRWNGDSSFMAVMNETRVIPEHLQSTYHALKPLFDRLPRAGR, from the coding sequence ATGGAAACCCTTTGGGCGCCGTGGCGCCTCGACTACATCCTGGGCCCCAAGCCCGACAGCTGCGTATTCTGCCTGCCCGAACACACCGACGAGGACGAGGCGCGCCTGGTCCTGTACCGGGGGCGGCACAATTTCGTGATCATGAACAAGTTCCCGTACAACAACGGGCACCTCATGGTCACGCCGTTCCGGCACGTCATGGACCTTGCCGCGCTGGAACCGGACGAGGCCCACGAAATGATGGACCTCATCCAGACCTGCACCACCATGCTGCGCCAGCGCTTCAACCCGCAGGGCATCAACGTGGGGCTCAACCTGGGCGAGGCCGCCGGGGCAGGCATTCGCGAACATCTGCATTTCCACCTCGTGCCGCGCTGGAACGGCGATTCGTCGTTCATGGCGGTGATGAACGAAACCCGGGTCATTCCCGAGCATCTGCAGTCCACGTATCATGCCCTGAAACCCCTGTTCGACCGCCTGCCCCGAGCGGGACGGTAA
- the xerD gene encoding site-specific tyrosine recombinase XerD, which yields MKPARPATRARRTPAPHAGQNAAPKATHPLIDGYLEYLLIERGLAENTLAAYAADLADFAGFLAQGGIELEAATEQTLFLYIVDLRRRSLTSRTLSRHLSALRGLFAHGVAEGQLAADPLRYLENPKLPRTLPDVLTRDEMAAVLARPDLSDRLGFRDRTMLELLYASGLRVSELCGLRPLDFDPMTGLVRVFGKGSKERIVPVHDTAAKLLTAYIRDWRPAFRPVEDALFLNRSGKGLTRQAVWKVVKRHVAEAGIRKDISPHTFRHSFATHLLDGGADLRTVQMLLGHADIAATEIYTHVQADRLRQVHRAHHPRSRS from the coding sequence GTGAAGCCCGCCAGACCCGCCACGCGCGCCAGGCGCACTCCAGCCCCGCACGCCGGGCAGAATGCTGCGCCGAAAGCGACGCATCCACTCATCGACGGATATCTGGAATACCTGCTCATCGAACGCGGCCTTGCGGAAAACACCCTGGCCGCCTACGCGGCGGATCTTGCCGACTTTGCGGGGTTTCTCGCGCAGGGCGGCATCGAGCTTGAAGCCGCCACGGAACAGACCCTGTTCCTGTACATCGTGGACCTGCGGCGGCGCAGCCTGACCAGCCGCACCCTGTCGCGCCATCTTTCGGCCCTGCGCGGCCTGTTCGCCCACGGCGTGGCCGAAGGCCAGCTTGCGGCAGACCCCCTGCGCTACCTGGAAAACCCCAAGCTGCCGCGCACCCTGCCCGACGTGCTGACCCGCGATGAAATGGCCGCCGTGCTGGCCCGGCCCGACCTTTCCGACCGCCTGGGCTTTCGCGACCGCACCATGCTGGAACTGCTGTACGCCTCCGGCCTGCGCGTCTCCGAACTGTGCGGCCTTCGCCCTCTGGACTTCGATCCCATGACCGGCCTTGTGCGGGTATTCGGCAAGGGTTCCAAGGAGCGCATCGTGCCGGTGCACGACACGGCGGCCAAACTGCTTACGGCCTATATCCGCGACTGGCGGCCCGCCTTCCGCCCGGTGGAGGATGCCCTGTTCCTGAACCGTTCGGGCAAGGGGCTGACCCGCCAGGCAGTGTGGAAGGTGGTCAAGCGCCACGTAGCCGAGGCGGGCATCCGCAAGGACATTTCGCCGCACACCTTTCGCCATTCCTTCGCCACCCATCTGCTGGACGGGGGGGCAGACCTGCGCACCGTGCAGATGCTGCTGGGCCACGCCGACATCGCCGCCACGGAAATCTACACCCATGTGCAAGCCGACCGGCTGCGCCAGGTGCACCGCGCCCACCACCCCCGCTCGCGCTCCTGA
- a CDS encoding LapA family protein yields MRFVKVLVLVLVFFISMMFFVQNNAVLSQAVTLKLDLFFDTAWSSIELPFYFMILCAFLLGALCTMLMLMLSRLRAGAALRRANKRIRVLEKELNSLRNLPLETARKAPEPAIAPAPAPVAAADTTPTKVG; encoded by the coding sequence ATGCGCTTCGTCAAGGTTCTCGTTCTGGTGCTGGTGTTCTTCATCTCCATGATGTTCTTCGTGCAGAACAACGCGGTGCTCTCGCAGGCCGTCACCCTGAAGCTGGACCTGTTCTTCGACACCGCGTGGAGTTCCATCGAGCTGCCCTTCTACTTCATGATCCTGTGTGCCTTCCTGCTGGGCGCGCTGTGCACCATGCTCATGCTCATGCTCAGCCGCCTGCGTGCCGGGGCCGCCCTGCGCCGCGCCAACAAGCGCATCCGCGTGCTGGAAAAGGAACTGAACTCGCTGCGCAACCTGCCGCTGGAAACCGCGCGCAAGGCCCCGGAACCGGCGATTGCTCCGGCTCCGGCCCCCGTTGCCGCAGCGGACACCACCCCGACCAAGGTCGGCTAG
- a CDS encoding tetratricopeptide repeat protein produces MTLLDRLKAGARTLLGHRRADILSPMGPDAESPGARDALSAIQELSRVVRNDPDAVEIYLALGNLYRLRGDIERAVQIRSSLIVRPGLDPQFKARALFELGRDYRRGGVMDRALAAFDEARALGADPEQITYELALLHADSGAFQEAAAQYARLGFRPAQAHYMVRHAEELDRCGRHDEARTLLAKAVKVYPGAVEAWRARLVMAARAGEWRRAGKLLREGLERVPASIRFLLLEGLLELEAPAPRNGNGTHGANGVGTASADFEKQRCATVLAAMEAQEPDLLLQYYGALFLLRCGNREEAGNWLAKAMVLRPDFWAARLELLSLSMEQQHLSPVFRSQLEYFIEHARKVKRFVCGTCGLRREHTFSVCPRCRSWHSATFRMSLQD; encoded by the coding sequence GTGACGCTGCTGGACAGACTGAAGGCCGGGGCGCGCACGCTGCTCGGCCACCGGCGCGCCGACATCCTGTCGCCCATGGGGCCGGATGCCGAATCTCCCGGCGCGCGCGATGCGCTGTCGGCCATCCAGGAACTGAGCCGGGTTGTGCGCAACGACCCGGATGCGGTGGAGATCTACCTCGCCCTCGGCAACCTGTACCGCCTGCGCGGCGACATCGAACGCGCCGTGCAGATCCGCAGCAGCCTCATCGTGCGGCCCGGGCTGGACCCGCAGTTCAAGGCGCGGGCCCTGTTCGAACTGGGCCGCGACTACCGGCGCGGCGGGGTCATGGATCGGGCGCTCGCGGCCTTTGACGAGGCGCGGGCGCTCGGGGCCGACCCGGAACAGATCACCTACGAGTTGGCCCTGCTCCACGCAGACAGCGGCGCCTTTCAGGAGGCCGCCGCCCAGTACGCGCGCCTGGGCTTTCGCCCGGCGCAGGCCCACTACATGGTCCGCCATGCAGAGGAACTGGACCGCTGTGGTCGGCACGACGAGGCCAGAACACTGCTGGCCAAGGCCGTAAAGGTCTACCCCGGCGCGGTGGAGGCCTGGCGGGCACGGCTGGTCATGGCGGCCCGCGCAGGCGAATGGCGCCGTGCGGGCAAGCTGCTGCGCGAGGGGCTGGAGCGGGTGCCCGCCTCCATCCGCTTCCTGCTGCTTGAAGGGCTGCTTGAACTTGAAGCCCCCGCCCCCCGCAACGGCAACGGTACCCATGGGGCAAACGGGGTCGGCACCGCCAGCGCGGACTTCGAGAAACAGCGCTGCGCCACGGTGCTCGCCGCCATGGAGGCGCAGGAGCCGGACCTGCTGCTGCAATACTATGGCGCGCTGTTCCTGCTGCGCTGCGGCAACCGCGAAGAGGCGGGCAACTGGCTGGCCAAGGCCATGGTGCTGCGCCCGGACTTCTGGGCGGCACGGCTGGAACTGCTTTCGCTGTCCATGGAACAGCAACACCTTTCGCCGGTATTCCGCAGCCAGCTGGAATACTTCATCGAGCATGCCCGCAAGG
- a CDS encoding methyl-accepting chemotaxis protein, which yields MTSATRALGEFCLLAMLFVGTAMAVALGAAEWVVYGLVTAGLLAALGGLLDAWRVHGALAETARLVTGVPDDTPFGTAARGDAGSGLSFGTRKTGATSAANDVEGDAAALLARHVPRVVALLEGARQRMAAETVRADASTQTAEAAGRRAVVVRERAEASNRQAMHNSAKTLDRVVGSLQEAATSLAAEAGRASSGADNQRRLAGDTAVAMEQMTSTVNAVARNAGDAATQADTARQKAVAGRDVVNRAVSSIAAVHGHTTGLREVMGDLGTRAESIGQVMGVITDIADQTNLLALNAAIEAARAGDAGRGFAVVADEVRKLAEKTMQATHEVGEVITAIQSGTRKTLSDMDEAARVVDEATRLAKDSDEALAEIVDIVESTSDGVRNIATAAEQQAATCEEINRITAQVDAISRQTADGMHRANDDITALTAQMSRLATLNRVFHVIGQGTVQTLMRGLAEAADIRSLQRERIEAHLRRVIAAAPYLELLYMTDGKGRQIIANIAPAAQATPADAQACGKDWSSRPWFTEAMAIGDLYISESYVSQASGAPCITVSLPMEDAAGTPVALLAADVKLG from the coding sequence ATGACATCGGCGACACGGGCTTTGGGGGAATTTTGCCTGCTGGCGATGCTTTTCGTCGGCACGGCCATGGCCGTTGCGCTGGGCGCGGCGGAATGGGTGGTGTACGGACTGGTGACGGCGGGCCTGCTGGCCGCGCTGGGCGGCCTGCTCGACGCATGGCGCGTGCACGGGGCACTGGCGGAGACAGCCCGGCTGGTCACCGGGGTACCCGACGACACCCCGTTCGGCACGGCGGCACGGGGGGATGCGGGCAGCGGGTTGTCCTTTGGCACCCGCAAGACCGGCGCAACATCCGCTGCCAACGATGTCGAAGGAGACGCGGCGGCGCTGCTGGCGCGCCACGTGCCGCGCGTGGTGGCCCTGCTGGAGGGTGCGCGCCAACGCATGGCGGCGGAAACCGTCCGTGCCGACGCCAGCACCCAGACTGCCGAGGCTGCCGGACGCCGGGCGGTTGTTGTGCGCGAGCGGGCGGAAGCCTCCAACCGGCAGGCCATGCACAATTCCGCAAAAACCCTGGACCGCGTCGTCGGTTCGTTGCAGGAAGCGGCAACAAGCCTGGCCGCCGAGGCGGGTCGGGCATCCAGCGGGGCCGACAACCAGCGGCGGCTGGCGGGCGACACCGCCGTGGCCATGGAACAGATGACGTCCACGGTCAACGCCGTGGCCCGCAACGCGGGCGATGCCGCCACACAAGCCGACACCGCGCGCCAGAAGGCCGTGGCCGGGCGCGACGTGGTCAACCGGGCGGTGTCGTCCATCGCTGCCGTGCACGGGCACACCACCGGCCTGCGCGAGGTCATGGGCGATCTGGGCACCCGCGCCGAATCTATCGGACAGGTCATGGGCGTCATCACCGACATCGCCGACCAGACCAACCTGCTGGCACTGAACGCCGCCATCGAGGCGGCCCGCGCGGGCGATGCCGGGCGCGGCTTTGCCGTGGTGGCCGACGAGGTGCGCAAGCTGGCCGAAAAGACCATGCAGGCCACCCACGAGGTGGGCGAAGTCATCACCGCCATCCAGTCCGGCACCCGCAAGACCCTGTCCGACATGGATGAAGCCGCCCGGGTTGTGGACGAGGCCACCCGTCTGGCCAAGGATTCCGACGAAGCCCTGGCCGAAATCGTGGACATCGTCGAGTCAACGTCCGACGGAGTACGCAACATCGCCACGGCGGCGGAGCAGCAGGCCGCCACCTGCGAGGAAATCAACCGCATCACCGCCCAGGTGGACGCCATCTCGCGCCAGACCGCCGACGGCATGCACCGCGCCAACGACGACATCACCGCGCTTACCGCCCAGATGTCCCGGTTGGCCACGCTGAACCGGGTGTTCCACGTCATCGGGCAGGGCACGGTGCAGACGCTCATGCGCGGGCTGGCCGAGGCGGCGGACATCCGCTCCCTGCAACGCGAGCGCATCGAGGCGCACCTGCGCCGGGTCATTGCCGCCGCGCCGTACCTGGAACTGCTGTACATGACCGACGGCAAGGGGCGGCAGATCATCGCCAACATCGCCCCGGCCGCGCAGGCCACCCCGGCGGACGCGCAGGCCTGCGGCAAGGACTGGTCGTCGCGCCCGTGGTTTACCGAGGCCATGGCCATCGGCGACCTGTACATCTCGGAAAGCTACGTCTCGCAAGCCTCCGGAGCGCCGTGCATCACCGTGTCGCTGCCCATGGAGGACGCGGCGGGCACCCCCGTTGCGCTGCTGGCTGCGGACGTGAAGCTGGGGTGA
- a CDS encoding CBS domain-containing protein, whose translation MQQPPKIAAPVLITAHANADFDALAAMVAAGKLHPGAVLVFPGSQERTLRNFFIESATYMFNFRQARDIDPESVETLVIVDTRQHSRVPHVHNVLARPGVTVHLWDHHPDTDEDIPAAFSRVLPWGSTTAIIVAEIRERGLTLSGDEATMLGLGIFEDTGSFTFASTTEHDFSAAGWLKTQGMDLNAIAELIARDLTSEQVGILNALLESATTHDINGSLVTIAEASMETYMGDFALLAHKMMDMENIKVLFALCRMGDRVQVVARSRLAEVDVAQVCTSLGGGGHPYAASASVKDKTLQQVRDELFALLFSAVNPQMRVRDLMSSPVMGVDDDRSIADAEETMTRYGLKAVPVFAAGTRRCVGYLEQQTAARAIAHGLGHMGVAEYMHRRVQTVTPNEDLYKVMEIIVGQRQRLVPVVDRVPAPHLAGSYGVERTPPPAAESDEETGEVVGVITRTDLINTLVEEPARIPETLLPESRREKNIRALLQERLPDTHFRLLELAGRLGDRLNVPVYAVGGFVRDILLGRPNLDLDVVVEGDGIAFARALADELGGRMRAHHKFKTAVVIFPAWESEQRRGGNGRPLAPDVRAGAAPEAIPDTEVSDNTALSAPPAPPASGDASDEATAEAAHRAAARPEQRIDVATARLEYYEYPAALPTVELSSIKMDLYRRDFTINAQAVQLNGAHFGRLVDFFGAQRDMKDKVIRVLHSLSFVEDPTRILRAIRFEKRYDFRIGAQCERLIKNALQLGMMDRLSGARLFHELKLIFDEKSPLPCIRRMEDYDILRLIHPLLKLNPSKMDVLTELERVLHWYRLLYLSPAPEPWMLYLLGLCGNGKYLDVAAVTDRLAFSRKVRQDFLTLRENVREVHNLLNLWMQRDGSMSGLNNLLSPIAPEGILYLMARSRTEDARKHISYYLTRLRGETPDITGNDLLAMGIPAGPAYGRVLRRVLAAKLDGLARTRAAQLDLAHEMLREETARDALAAEADPGGKAGVAGEADQDAETACVAQGQVVASGNRRNRPPGWPDFQNGQNGPSGQDTPEARETQATGGTPAATASGDGVMNGNDNGTGDSTATPGA comes from the coding sequence ATGCAGCAGCCCCCCAAGATCGCCGCGCCGGTGCTGATCACCGCCCACGCCAACGCAGACTTCGACGCGCTGGCCGCCATGGTGGCGGCGGGCAAGCTGCACCCCGGCGCGGTGCTGGTGTTTCCCGGCAGCCAGGAACGCACCCTGCGCAATTTCTTCATCGAAAGCGCCACCTACATGTTCAACTTCCGGCAGGCGCGCGACATCGACCCGGAAAGCGTGGAAACCCTGGTCATCGTGGATACCCGCCAGCACTCGCGGGTGCCCCACGTGCACAACGTGCTGGCCCGCCCCGGGGTCACCGTGCACCTCTGGGACCACCATCCGGACACCGATGAGGACATCCCCGCAGCGTTCAGCCGGGTGCTGCCATGGGGGTCAACCACGGCCATCATCGTAGCCGAGATCCGCGAGCGGGGGCTGACCCTTTCCGGGGACGAGGCCACCATGCTCGGCCTCGGCATCTTCGAGGATACCGGCTCGTTCACCTTTGCCTCGACAACCGAGCACGACTTTTCCGCCGCAGGCTGGCTGAAGACCCAGGGCATGGACCTGAACGCCATCGCCGAACTCATCGCCCGCGACCTGACCAGCGAACAGGTGGGCATTCTGAACGCCCTGCTGGAATCGGCCACCACCCACGACATCAACGGCTCCCTGGTGACCATCGCCGAGGCGTCCATGGAAACCTACATGGGCGACTTCGCGCTGCTGGCGCACAAGATGATGGACATGGAGAACATAAAGGTGCTGTTCGCCTTGTGCCGCATGGGCGACAGGGTGCAGGTGGTGGCCCGCAGCCGCCTGGCCGAGGTGGACGTGGCCCAGGTGTGCACGTCGCTGGGGGGCGGGGGGCATCCGTACGCGGCGTCCGCCTCGGTCAAGGACAAGACCCTGCAACAGGTGCGCGACGAGTTGTTCGCCCTGCTCTTTTCCGCCGTCAATCCGCAGATGCGGGTGCGCGACCTGATGTCCTCGCCCGTGATGGGCGTGGACGACGATCGATCCATCGCCGACGCCGAGGAAACCATGACCCGCTACGGCCTGAAGGCCGTGCCCGTGTTCGCCGCAGGCACCCGGCGGTGCGTGGGCTACCTGGAGCAGCAGACCGCCGCTCGGGCCATTGCGCACGGGCTGGGGCACATGGGCGTGGCGGAATACATGCACCGCCGGGTGCAGACCGTGACCCCCAACGAGGACCTGTACAAGGTCATGGAAATCATCGTGGGCCAGCGCCAGCGCCTGGTGCCCGTGGTGGACAGGGTGCCCGCCCCGCACCTGGCGGGCAGCTACGGCGTGGAGCGCACGCCCCCGCCCGCTGCCGAAAGCGACGAGGAAACCGGAGAGGTGGTGGGCGTCATCACCCGCACCGACCTCATCAACACCCTGGTGGAAGAACCCGCCCGCATTCCGGAAACGCTGCTGCCCGAATCCCGGCGCGAAAAGAACATTCGCGCCCTGCTTCAGGAACGCCTGCCCGACACCCACTTCCGCCTGCTGGAACTGGCGGGCAGGCTGGGCGACAGGCTGAACGTGCCGGTGTACGCCGTGGGCGGCTTCGTGCGCGACATCCTGCTGGGGCGGCCCAACCTGGACCTTGATGTGGTGGTTGAAGGTGACGGCATCGCCTTTGCCCGCGCCCTGGCCGATGAACTGGGCGGGCGCATGCGCGCGCACCACAAGTTCAAGACCGCCGTGGTCATCTTTCCCGCGTGGGAATCGGAACAACGGCGCGGCGGCAACGGTCGTCCCTTAGCCCCGGATGTCCGTGCAGGTGCCGCCCCGGAGGCCATCCCCGACACTGAGGTTTCCGACAATACGGCCCTGTCGGCCCCACCGGCCCCTCCCGCCTCGGGCGACGCATCCGACGAAGCCACGGCGGAAGCGGCCCACCGCGCCGCCGCACGACCGGAACAGCGCATCGACGTGGCCACGGCCCGGCTGGAATATTATGAATATCCGGCCGCCCTTCCCACGGTCGAGCTGTCATCCATCAAGATGGACCTGTACCGGCGCGACTTCACTATCAACGCGCAGGCCGTGCAGCTGAACGGCGCGCACTTCGGGCGGCTGGTGGACTTCTTCGGCGCGCAGCGCGACATGAAGGACAAGGTCATCCGCGTGCTGCACTCGCTGTCCTTCGTGGAAGACCCCACCCGCATCCTGCGGGCGATCCGCTTCGAAAAGCGCTACGATTTCCGCATCGGCGCGCAGTGCGAGCGGCTCATCAAGAACGCCCTGCAACTGGGCATGATGGACCGCCTGTCCGGGGCGCGGCTGTTCCACGAACTGAAGCTGATCTTCGACGAAAAGTCCCCCCTGCCATGCATCCGGCGCATGGAGGACTACGACATCCTGCGTCTCATCCATCCCCTGCTGAAGCTGAACCCGTCCAAGATGGACGTGCTGACCGAACTCGAGCGGGTGCTGCACTGGTACCGGCTGCTGTACCTTTCGCCCGCGCCGGAACCGTGGATGCTCTATCTGCTGGGGCTGTGCGGCAACGGCAAGTATCTGGACGTGGCCGCCGTCACCGACAGGCTGGCCTTCTCGCGCAAGGTCCGGCAGGACTTCCTGACCCTGCGCGAAAACGTGCGCGAGGTGCACAACCTGCTCAACCTGTGGATGCAGCGCGACGGTTCCATGAGCGGCCTGAACAACCTGCTCTCGCCCATCGCGCCGGAAGGCATCCTGTACCTGATGGCCCGCTCCAGGACAGAGGACGCGCGCAAACACATCTCGTACTATCTCACCCGCCTGCGTGGCGAAACGCCCGACATCACCGGCAACGACCTGCTGGCCATGGGCATTCCGGCGGGGCCTGCCTACGGGCGCGTGCTGCGCCGGGTGCTGGCGGCCAAGCTGGACGGTTTGGCCCGCACCCGCGCCGCGCAACTGGACCTGGCCCACGAAATGCTGCGCGAGGAAACCGCACGTGATGCGCTTGCGGCCGAGGCTGATCCCGGCGGCAAGGCCGGGGTAGCCGGAGAGGCAGACCAGGACGCGGAAACCGCCTGCGTGGCCCAGGGGCAGGTGGTGGCGTCCGGCAACCGGCGCAACAGGCCGCCGGGCTGGCCGGATTTTCAGAACGGACAGAATGGGCCAAGCGGACAAGACACACCCGAAGCCCGTGAGACCCAGGCCACGGGGGGCACTCCCGCTGCCACCGCCTCCGGCGACGGCGTCATGAACGGAAACGACAACGGAACCGGGGACAGTACCGCAACGCCGGGAGCCTGA